A window from Pseudopipra pipra isolate bDixPip1 chromosome 25, bDixPip1.hap1, whole genome shotgun sequence encodes these proteins:
- the SLC16A1 gene encoding monocarboxylate transporter 1, whose product MPPPVGGPVGYTPPEGGWGWAVVVGAFISIGFSYAFPKSITVFFKEIEVIFNASSSKVSWISSIMLAVMYAGGPISSILVNKYGSRPIMIAGGCLSGCGLIAASFCNTVEELYFCVGVIGGLGLAFNLNPALTMIGKYFFKKRPLANGLAMAGSPVFLSTLAPVNQMFFGIFGWRGSFLILGGLLLNCCVAGSLMRPIGPKPDQSKEAQQEAGKAGKKDDGDTSTDLIDGKSKKEKSSFFQTINKFLDLSLFTHRGFLLYLSGNVIMFFGLFAPLVFLSNYAKSKKIPSESAAFLLSILAFVDMVARPSMGLVANTKWIRPRVQYFFAISVIYNGVCHLLVPMSTTYAGFCIYAGFFGFAFGWLSSILFETLMDLVGAQRFSSAVGLVTIVECCPVLLGPPVLGRLNDMYGDYKYTYWACGVVLIIAGIYLFIGMGINYRLVAKEQKAEKAKKEGKEEETNVDEPEKPKEANNDVASSAPSPQKSSEDVVKEEESRM is encoded by the exons ATGCCACCGCCCGTCGGAGGCCCCGTGGGATACACCCCTCCTGAAGGAGGATGGGGATGGGCCGTGGTCGTCGGAGCCTTCATCTCCATTGGATTTTCCTATGCCTTCCCCAAGTCCATCACCGTGTTCTTCAAAGAGATTGAGGTCATCTTCAATGCATCCAGCAGCAAAGTCTCCTGGATCTCGTCCATCATGCTGGCTGTTATGTATGCAGGAG GTCCCATCAGCAGCATCCTGGTGAACAAGTACGGCAGCAGGCCCATCATGATCGCGGGCGGGTGCCTCTCGGGCTGCGGGCTGATCGCAGCCTCCTTCTGCAACACGGTGGAGGAGCTCTACTTCTGTGTTGGGGTCATAGGGG GCCTTGGACTCGCCTTCAACTTGAACCCAGCCTTAACCATGATCGGCAAGTACTTCTTCAAGAAGCGTCCCCTGGCCAACGGGCTGGCGATGGCAGGAAGCCCTGTCTTCCTCTCCACCCTGGCGCCTGTCAACCAGATGTTCTTTGGCATATTTGGCTGGCGTGGCAGCTTCCTCATCCTCGGTGGCCTCCTGCTGAACTGCTGTGTGGCCGGATCCCTGATGAGGCCCATAGGTCCCAAGCCAGATCAGAGTAAGGAGGCgcagcaggaggctgggaaggcagggaaaaagGATGATGGTGACACCAGCACAGACCTCATCGATGGCAAGAGCAAGAAAGAGAAGAGCTCGTTCTTCCAGACAATCAACAAGTTCTTGGACCTGTCTCTGTTCACACACAGGGGCTTCCTGCTCTATCTGTCAGGCAATGTGATCATGTTCTTTGGGCTGTTCGCTCCCTTGGTCTTCCTCAGCAATTATGCAAAGAGCAAGAAGATCCCTAGTGAGTCTgcagccttcctgctctccaTCTTGGCCTTCGTGGACATGGTGGCTAGACCTTCCATGGGACTGGTGGCAAACACCAAGTGGATCAGACCTCGCGTCCAGTATTTCTTCGCCATCTCTGTGATTTACAACGGGGTTTGCCACCTCTTGGTCCCCATGTCCACCACCTATGCTGGCTTCTGCATTTATGCTGGATTCTTTGGCTTTGCCTTTGGCTGGCTGAGCTCGATCCTGTTTGAGACCCTGATGGACCTGGTGGGAGCTCAGCGGTTCTCCAGCGCCGTCGGCCTGGTGACCATCGTGGAGTGCTGCCCTGTGCTTCTGGGACCCCCTGTGCTAG GGAGGCTCAATGACATGTATGGTGACTACAAGTACACGTACTGGGCCTGCGGGGTCGTCCTCATCATTGCTGGGATCTACCTCTTCATCGGGATGGGCATCAACTACCGCCTGGTGGCAAAGGAGCAGAAGGCGGAGAAGGcgaagaaggaagggaaggaggaggagaccAACGTGGACGAGCCCGAGAAGCCGAAAGAGGCGAACAACGACGTGGCCTCCTCGGCCCCCTCTCCTCAGAAGAGCTCTGAGGATGTTGTCAAAGAGGAGGAGAGCCGCATGTGA